The Agromyces atrinae genome window below encodes:
- a CDS encoding arsenic resistance protein, whose product MERRQIALYLAAIALGAGIGLVLPGSEHLEVAITPVLGLLLFATFLAVPFASLGRALRDVRFLGAVLVLNFLIVPIVAFGLSRFVSGDPGLVFGVLLVLLTPCIDYVIVFTGLAGGAATRLLAATPLLMIAQMLLLPVYLVTFIGAEGVAMMDVEPFVVAFVSLIVLPLAAAAAVQALARRYRAARAVESTMGALMVPLMMATLAVVVASQIAAVSNALGSLLVTVPIFIAFAIVMVPLGDVTGRLFGVDTPARRAVVFSGATRNSLVVLPLALAAPDTFAIAPTVVVTQTLVELVAMVVFVRVIPALIRSSPE is encoded by the coding sequence ATGGAGCGGCGTCAGATCGCCCTCTACCTCGCGGCCATCGCGCTCGGCGCGGGCATCGGCCTCGTGCTTCCGGGGTCCGAGCACCTCGAGGTGGCCATCACGCCCGTGCTCGGCCTGCTGCTCTTCGCCACGTTCCTCGCCGTTCCGTTCGCGTCGCTCGGGCGGGCGCTCCGTGACGTGCGGTTCCTCGGCGCCGTGCTCGTGCTGAACTTCCTCATCGTTCCCATCGTCGCCTTCGGGCTGTCGCGTTTCGTGAGCGGCGATCCCGGCCTCGTCTTCGGCGTGCTCCTCGTGCTGCTCACGCCGTGCATCGACTACGTGATCGTCTTCACGGGTCTCGCGGGCGGCGCGGCGACGAGGCTCCTCGCGGCGACGCCGCTGCTGATGATCGCCCAGATGCTCCTGCTGCCCGTCTACCTCGTGACGTTCATCGGGGCCGAGGGCGTCGCCATGATGGACGTCGAGCCCTTCGTCGTCGCGTTCGTCTCCCTCATCGTGCTGCCGCTCGCTGCGGCCGCCGCGGTACAGGCCCTCGCCCGTCGATACCGTGCGGCGCGAGCCGTGGAGTCGACGATGGGCGCGCTCATGGTCCCGCTCATGATGGCGACACTCGCCGTGGTCGTCGCGTCGCAGATCGCCGCCGTGTCGAATGCGCTCGGCTCGCTCCTCGTCACCGTGCCGATCTTCATCGCGTTCGCGATCGTCATGGTGCCGCTCGGCGACGTGACCGGCCGTCTCTTCGGGGTCGATACCCCCGCGCGTCGAGCTGTCGTCTTCAGCGGTGCGACGCGGAACTCGCTCGTGGTTCTCCCGCTCGCGCTCGCGGCGCCCGATACCTTCGCGATCGCGCCGACCGTCGTCGTCACCCAGACCCTCGTCGAGCTCGTCGCGATGGTCGTCTTCGTCCGCGTCATCCCGGCTCTCATTCGATCGTCGCCGGAATAG